tgctgtcgttGATAAGCGTTtaagttttgtttattatgaTTGCTGTTTGGCATTCTGGGTCACCGAAATGTCCCCCATATGTCAGCAACCAAAgagggtaaaaaaaaaaaatccccatATCGATGGGGGATCTCCCCTCGACGTCGATGGCGAATATGCCACCTGCCGCAACGAACGACCACACAGAACTATAATCCCGGCATGTAAGCGTGACAAGAGCATCTCGGCCAAGAAAAAAGGCCGAAggaaaagtgaaattgaaGGGGAATCGGTTCACGGCAGGACAACATGAAACCAGGACGGAGAACCATCTCTTTTTTCTCACCGAACTGaccaaaaatgtaaatgtcaACCTGTACGGGACACGGATACGTGTACGTATACGGACAGGGACACGGACAAGGATACGGACACGGACACGGACATGGACAACATGGATTAGTCCGGGCCGGATAACGTTTGAACCGGAAAATTAACTAAAAGCAGAGATTTCCATGCCAATGAATTGTCCAGCGTAGTCTGCTGGGCCAACCCGCTGGTTTTTTATGGACTCGACCCCGATACGATACACACATTCAGCATGggatatatgtagatatggTGAACACCCCACGATGTTGTCGCGCCCAAGCGAATTAATCCATTTGTAGCATTCATGGCCAGTGACACTAGCCCAGAGAAAAAACGGGTCGAAAAAACGAAGGAGTTGGTTCAACTGGCCGTCTCTTTTGCACCTTAGACTATCTGTCTCTTTCGCTGCCTctccatttaaatgcaaatttgtgcACTCTTTCATGCGGCCGTAGCCAAATGTATGctaagttttttttgccagtgtcCTGCTGCcgtatttggtttatttttattttgtggttCTTGGTTATTAGGCACACATGAGTCCACTTTCGTGGCAAAAGGGGCGAAAATCGGGCAAGAGCTGAATCCAATTGCGGTGTTAAACGCATTAGCATTGGGCTGTGCAGGAAAATTTATGGGAACGGAAATTGGGGTCGCAACTTTGCCGGGGATTTAAAAGTGAACACTGGGGTATATGATATGgcttaaaaaccaaaactggGTTACGCTGGAAGAACTATAGTTCCAATACACAAACCCAATGCCACTAAACCAAAAACATAGTTTTGTAGTTTACATTATCCTTGAGTTGCCTTAGCTATGaatgagcagcagcaacgggaCATCGGTAGGTATACTTgatatatacaataaaatgtGTCTTGAAATAAATACAGAAACCCACAAATGCGAATGTGTCTTGTCAAAATTGCCGAATCACTTGCAGATACATACGTGTGATATTGTTGGCAACCCATTCAATATACCAATTCTTAAGCTAGATCGTAAGCAACAAATATGTAAGTTTATGTATTTAAGAAAACAGGTCTTTTACACTTTGCTGGCTTTCGCAAGCTTTTTTGAAACGATTTTCTAACCAAACAAGGCTTTTCACTCACACAAAACTAACATGTTTTACGCTTCTTTCTGAATAAACCAATGAATATTAATCGAAATTATTAACATTTAGTTGGTATGAGTAACCACCATTTTAAGGCTCTTTCAATATCAAATGGAAATCGTGTTTATTTGGATTACCGTTGATTTCTACTTgatttattcatatttactctctatacaaatataataatcattatatatgtacgatttgatttttttctatttatttacttatcgATATCAAAACACTTCCGTACTCTTCTACTATTATGTATTTTTCATCTGTTCGCCTGTGccaacacaaatacaaactcaaccacacccacccacacacacactgtaACTGCTTCTACGATGGATGGTACGAATACAATCACaaaaacactcacacacttgTGCACCTGAAAATCTGAATATGAAAACGAACGAAAAATCTAAAAATgaacacaaacaaaatttaatattcCCCCTGCAATTTGtgctgaaaataaaaataatccGAATTTGGActcaatatttaattattcatgGAAATCGCACaacaaatgaacaaaaaaatcaattgaaaatgaCAACACCGCTGCCgcttaaataattcaaattggAATCCTTCAACTATTTAATGGACACGCCATTTAAATgcttgtatatatatgttaataattttgcacatttcccacttcgaaaaaaaaaaaaacaattaaaattttcaaaaatgtttgacaCGCGTAcgcacacaccaacacacacgcactcacacacagacCTCACCTCTTGCGgcacaccatcaccagcaacaacaacaattgcaacacCAGCtgaacaacatcaacaacaacaacaaccacagcacCGCTGGCGCAGCAGCCACCtcgacaacagcaacaacaaccacaaacaacgccgctgccgccgccgccgctgctgccgccgccgctgccgccgctgtcATGGGCCATCACACACTGGAAGTGGGCAAGAAGCGGGCGGCGGACACGACCGACATGTTTCCACTGGTATTTTTCTGTTCTTTTCCTTCACCATGTGTTTTTGCGTTTTTGAATTGTTCCATATTTGGATTCTTGCGTTTATGGTTTTCTTTATTCAATTTACGACATTAGTTTGTTATCCTCATTCCTTTGAAATTCTAACTGagtttgccttttttgttgCATGCTTTTAGGCGTACGAAGAGATCCCACGAAGGATCTGCGCTATAAGAAAATAGTTTTAAGTAGAACTTGTTAAATACAGTTGAAAAGCTGCTTTGGTGTGCAGGAAAATAGgaaaagcagcaacaatgcATTTATTAACATACTGTAATTTAATCTTAATACTAAAAAGTTTTCTGAaagcttaaattaaattttaaaaagtatttttgtgaACATCATGTTGCACATTTAAGTGCTTCACCAAAGCGCGTGTGACTGCAAACTGGTCAAGATTAACCACTTAGTATATGAACCCTCCGTTTAAAACCCCAGTAACGTACATCTGACCCTCGAAGCGAAATGCTCTCGGCTTTCACCTAACCACCCAACCTTAGTTATTCCACCACTCAATCACTCACgtgcccaccacccactcagttagtcagtcagaTGCACATCAAAGTGCCATCAATTAACGTTTATCATCAGCATGGCCAGGTCGGCTGGGGATGCAACCCCCgacatttaatttacaaaatgAAGTCATTATCCGATATATCAAAAGCGCAAACACTCGCCAagacacacaaacacacacacacactggcacacagCCACACACTAATCAATACAGACACACCtgcgcacacacaaacacacttttTGCAATGGCAAGAGCGAGTTTAACCAATTACACGTGGCATATGATAAATCACAATCACAGCACGAGCACATTTGCGCTGCCAAGtgttaattaaaatgatttaacCGATAATTGCCAAGGCTGTAGCTatgtagctgtatctgtaactgtaactgtagctgtatctgtatctgtagcttTACCTTCAGCGGTAACTGTAAGTTTCTTTCTTTTGCTTTCGCCTCTGACGCTGCCACTGATTGCATTCGCGAGCTTAATTGTTTAAGTGCTTTTCCTGGTTAATTAGCTGAACATGCAGCACCTGCAGCCTGCAGACTTTGTTTGTCCCGCCCCCTTTTCCGTTCACATTACGCCCATTACGGCCATCACGCCCATCACGCCCACACATCACATCACATTGCCACTTATTAGGACTAAGTATCTGTGTACCcgtttatgtatatatgtatctgaTTAATGCCATAACGCCACTGTACTGTGCCCAGGATATATCCACTAATTTCATTTGTGTTCTTCTCTCCTCTTCATTTGCTCTTCTTCGATTCCATAAACTCTTGCGTTCGTTTCAAAACACCACCTATCTCACCTATGTCTCTCGATATCGAACATAATAAATGCGAAATGTGTGTGCTAACCCCGAACGAATCCGATCCAAACCGATCTGATCATCAATCAAACAATGATAACCCAACAATCAACTACAAATCATACACTAACCGCATAATCAACAACAATCGATAAATGCCAATAAAGATGGATGTTAAAACGGTTGGTTCATTTTACTATGACAACTTCGTAAGTACTCCAAACTGAATGACAATCGCCACCTAAAGTAGTCCGCCTTGAAACCGATCTTCAAACTATCTATACACTATATAGACTACCGCCTGAATAGCAATATCAAGcgataaatatatacacacatcCAGATATGCTACTTACCAGATAAACTTTCGATGAACGCCGCATGCATTCAAAATCAATCGAAATCGCTCAATGAATCGAGGACATTGGTCTGCTTCTTAAAAAACAGtataatttcataaataatcAACCATTAATGGAGACCTCTTAATCTTAACAAAGATATCAAAGCTTATATGcacacaaaaattataaaaccgATCGGataaatatcacaaaaaaaaaaacaaaaaaattaattatataaatcaATAACACCGAAAGCAAATTCATTTCACTTAAATGTAAACTGCGTACGCTTTTCCCAATTTTCCACCGAACTGCACGCACTTTCGATTTGTTCAGTTGCCAACTACTACGTATAGTCAGCTTTTGTTTAGATTTCCTTTTAGTTTTGAGTTTCATTCAGTTGAAAAAATTTATCTTTTCATATTAAGTATGATTTGGTAATTCCCACCTCAAACGAATAGAAATTGGCGAAAAAAGCAagcaaagcgaaaaaaaaaataaataagaaattcaaaattaaccaAAAGCAAGCTCGTTTGTAAGCAATTGTTATAGTGTTTATGGTTAACAGTAGGCTAAGATGAAAGCTAGATGTGCATTATATGATTTATGATGACTAATGAATATTTTCCATCTCTTTCTATTTCCTCCCCACCACATGCTAACCATCTCTTTTGCGCCAAGCAGCAATTCTCTGGCATGGTACCGTTCAAACGTCCAGCTGCCGAAAAGTCTGGCATTCCAGTTTATCAGCCCGGTGCGACCGCCTATCAGCAGCTAATGCAGCCCTACGTGCCAGTCTCATGTGAGTAtccccaacaacaacaacaaccaccaccacaacaacaacaacaacaacaacatcaacaacaaaatgtactactacaacaacaactacaattAAGTAGCGtcataacaacaacaagtacaacagcaacagccagtaacaatatgattaataataatattaataataaaggTATCATAAACGCTGTTATGGCTTCTACCAATATAACatcatcagcaacaacaacagcatcatcatcattactATCAGCGTTGGGCACACCaccaacgacaacaacaacagccattACTAATCCTAACGATAGTGATAACGATTCCGATCGCAATCAAGACCATGACAAAAATCACGATAGTACTGCTGATGGTGAAGCTGATAATGCCGATCGCAACGATGCCATTGATCAAGTCAGCAATCAAGACAATAGTGACCAAGTGAATCTGAATCAGAATCAGCAAAATTCAAGTCCCGCTAAAGATTGTAATACAACACGAACAATCTCACCAAATCCCCAagacacagcagcaacagctgccaCTGCAACAGAAACAGACACACTAGATACAgaatctgcagcagcagcagcagcagcaacatctgccACCCATCCCCCTGGCGACACACCGCCCCCTTGCCAACGTTCGCCCCAAGGCGATAGTCTTCTCCCCCTGCCCAATGGCCTGGGCGATAATAACAATTACTTGTCCTATATCAATAACAATCTTAACAATGGTCAGCTCAAGTCGGCTAATCCCGAAGAATTGAACGGTGGCGACTTAGAGAGTAGCAGCAATAacgcagcagccgcagccgcagcatcagcatcagcatcacgTAACTATGCCAAGCAGAATGGCGAGGGATATTCGAGGTATATGGTTAATGGTCATAGCACTGGCATTCTGCCAACACCCACAACTTCTGCTCCGGCAGTTTCCTATCAGGCTCAGGCTCAAGCCCAGGCCCAAGCTCAGGTTCAGGCCCAGGCCCAGGCACAGGCCCAAGTTCAGGCCCAGACTCAGCAGCGCATCAACTATGCCATGTCCGCCTATGGTAATCTGTACTCCCACTACGGAGCACCGACCTCTGCCATGGTGAGTCTGCCCAGCAGCACTCCCTCCTACGCCCAGGCtcaaatgcagcagcagcaacaacaggcgCAGGCTCAAGCTCAGGCGCAGGCTCAAGCCCATGCTGTCTATGCCCAGCAGGCCTACGCCGCCTATGCCGCAGCCGGTTTGGCACCTCAGGCCACCGCTACAGGTAGCTACTACGCCGATCCGGCTGCCCTGGCCAAGGAGGTGGCCCAGAAAAACTACGCCATGAAGCTGGCCAGTGCGGGCACAAAGCCGGGTGTCTCCTCGGCGGCCGCTGCCTACACCGGCTTGACACTCAACAAGAGCTATGTGGCCGCAGCAGCTGGTGCACAGCCTGTTCAGCCCGCCCAGCATCAAGCCGTTTCCATGGCAACACTACTGCAAATGCAGGCTCAGGCCCAGGCGCAGGCAGCACAAGTTCAGGCCCAAGCTCAGGCTCAAGCTCAAGCTCAAGCTCAGGCCCAGGCTCAGGCCCAAATGCGCCAGTTGGGTTCCCTGCCCAGTTCAGGACTAGCGACTCCTGTGCCCGGCACCCCAGTGCGTGCCCCAGTCGGTGCCAGTCAGTATCAATCGGCTACGCTATTGAGAGCACCCTCACCTATGCCATATGCGCAGCCACAGAGCTACTTCTATCCCGGAATGATGCCCACCGCAGCCTATGCCATGCCACAGACTCAGGCCGCTGCTGCCCAGCAatatgcagctgctgcagcagcagcagcagccgctcAGGCGGGAACCCCAGGCAGTGCCATGGTCCTAAATCCCTACAAAAAGATGAAGACCTCCTAAGAACCCGGGCGATAACAATCTAAAAGTCCAAACACAACTGTACTTAATGCACCAAGCCATCGAACAGATGGAATAGTCACACCATTTTAGATTTATAGATATAAACACATCGAAGACGTAAGAATATGTGCCTCAGTTTTCTTTGAAAGGACATGTAGAGAGAAACGTTTAGATCTTAGTTTTACCATAGGCCTCATAGCGTTAGGAAACGGAACCATGACAAGATAACTAAAATCCGACAGACAGCGAGACAGATCGAAGATCAATGCTTACTAACCCAAATGCCCAAAACTTGCTGACACGAAATCGATAATTTGCCATTAAGTTATTTCACAAACGAAACATAACCTCACTGTGACTCAAGTGTTGCCATTTTCGCAAATGAATCGAAAAACCGAGCTTTTAAAGCACAAGCGAACGGAAGAGAAACAGATGTTAGATGATAGTAATACTTAAGTTCCTTTTTTGAATAGCTCTTAGTTAACTCTAGTTTATAGGAAACGGTCACACAAAACGGATagaaaaaaacttaaaacGGGGGCGGGCCAGAGAAAGAAACGAAGAACTGTGATAGCTAAAAAGCTTTGAGGGATCAAAATCATTAAGCCAGAAAGGAGTTTAAAAAAGGATAAACCTCTAATGCTGCTGCCGATGCTGGGTACAGTTGTGTATGCTTGTTGCTAGCTGCGGGTGCTTAATGCCATATTGCCGTCCCTGTCTCCCAAATGCGGTAGTTCGAATAGCTGTCTTTCTCTCGCCCCCGTCCATCATTCATTTTtcgcgctctctctctctctatctaaCTCCCTATTGCTGTTTCTTAATATTTCCTTACTAGCTAGATAGCTAGCGTGAATGCTGTtgtaattgtttaaaattgtTGAGCAACGATTATTGCGTAACGAATATTGTCTAGATTATATAGAATACTTATACgatatacaaatacatataaacCTAGGTGTACGTGCTGTATGCTGCTACCCATATTCGATACAATATATACACCCACACTATGTACTCTAACACACGCTCATCCCCCACTAGtacacaaaagaaaaaaggcaTTATAATGACCAGGATCTATCTGTAAATCGTATGTCTAGCTTACTAATCAGATATTACAGTACAGTCACCACTCACGATCACGTCTCTCTATCT
The sequence above is drawn from the Drosophila melanogaster chromosome 2R genome and encodes:
- the mbl gene encoding muscleblind, isoform H; the encoded protein is MANVVNMNSLLNGKDSRWLQLEVCREFQRNKCSRQDTECKFAHPPANVEVQNGKVTACYDSIKGRCNRDKPPCKYFHPPQHLKDQLLINGRNHLALKNALMQQMGIAPGQPVISGQVPAVATNPYLTGIPANSYSPYYTTGHLVPALLGPDPVTSQLGPVVPQTVQVAQQKIPRSDRLEVCREFLRGACKRAESECRFAHPQESVARHDDGSITVCMDAVKGRCARDPCRYFHPPLHLQAQLKAAQTRATAVAAAAATSPLAAHHHQQQQQLQHQLNNINNNNNHSTAGAAATSTTATTTTNNAAAAAAAAAAAAAAAVMGHHTLEVGKKRAADTTDMFPLQFSGMVPFKRPAAEKSGIPVYQPGATAYQQLMQPYVPVSCIINAVMASTNITSSATTTASSSLLSALGTPPTTTTTAITNPNDSDNDSDRNQDHDKNHDSTADGEADNADRNDAIDQVSNQDNSDQVNLNQNQQNSSPAKDCNTTRTISPNPQDTAATAATATETDTLDTESAAAAAAATSATHPPGDTPPPCQRSPQGDSLLPLPNGLGDNNNYLSYINNNLNNGQLKSANPEELNGGDLESSSNNAAAAAAASASASRNYAKQNGEGYSRYMVNGHSTGILPTPTTSAPAVSYQAQAQAQAQAQVQAQAQAQAQVQAQTQQRINYAMSAYGNLYSHYGAPTSAMVSLPSSTPSYAQAQMQQQQQQAQAQAQAQAQAHAVYAQQAYAAYAAAGLAPQATATGSYYADPAALAKEVAQKNYAMKLASAGTKPGVSSAAAAYTGLTLNKSYVAAAAGAQPVQPAQHQAVSMATLLQMQAQAQAQAAQVQAQAQAQAQAQAQAQAQAQMRQLGSLPSSGLATPVPGTPVRAPVGASQYQSATLLRAPSPMPYAQPQSYFYPGMMPTAAYAMPQTQAAAAQQYAAAAAAAAAAQAGTPGSAMVLNPYKKMKTS
- the mbl gene encoding muscleblind, isoform M, whose product is MANVVNMNSLLNGKDSRWLQLEVCREFQRNKCSRQDTECKFAHPPANVEVQNGKVTACYDSIKGRCNRDKPPCKYFHPPQHLKDQLLINGRNHLALKNALMQQMGIAPGQPVISGQVPAVATNPYLTGIPANSYSPYYTTGHLVPALLGPDPVTSQLGPVVPQTVQVAQQKIPRSDRLETSPLAAHHHQQQQQLQHQLNNINNNNNHSTAGAAATSTTATTTTNNAAAAAAAAAAAAAAAVMGHHTLEVGKKRAADTTDMFPLQFSGMVPFKRPAAEKSGIPVYQPGATAYQQLMQPYVPVSCIINAVMASTNITSSATTTASSSLLSALGTPPTTTTTAITNPNDSDNDSDRNQDHDKNHDSTADGEADNADRNDAIDQVSNQDNSDQVNLNQNQQNSSPAKDCNTTRTISPNPQDTAATAATATETDTLDTESAAAAAAATSATHPPGDTPPPCQRSPQGDSLLPLPNGLGDNNNYLSYINNNLNNGQLKSANPEELNGGDLESSSNNAAAAAAASASASRNYAKQNGEGYSRYMVNGHSTGILPTPTTSAPAVSYQAQAQAQAQAQVQAQAQAQAQVQAQTQQRINYAMSAYGNLYSHYGAPTSAMVSLPSSTPSYAQAQMQQQQQQAQAQAQAQAQAHAVYAQQAYAAYAAAGLAPQATATGSYYADPAALAKEVAQKNYAMKLASAGTKPGVSSAAAAYTGLTLNKSYVAAAAGAQPVQPAQHQAVSMATLLQMQAQAQAQAAQVQAQAQAQAQAQAQAQAQAQMRQLGSLPSSGLATPVPGTPVRAPVGASQYQSATLLRAPSPMPYAQPQSYFYPGMMPTAAYAMPQTQAAAAQQYAAAAAAAAAAQAGTPGSAMVLNPYKKMKTS
- the mbl gene encoding muscleblind, isoform K — encoded protein: MANVVNMNSLLNGKDSRWLQLEVCREFQRNKCSRQDTECKFAHPPANVEVQNGKVTACYDSIKGRCNRDKPPCKYFHPPQHLKDQLLINGRNHLALKNALMQQMGIAPGQPVISGQVPAVATNPYLTGIPANSYSPYYTTGHLVPALLGPDPVTSQLGPVVPQTVQVAQQKIPRSDRLEMDVKTVGSFYYDNFQFSGMVPFKRPAAEKSGIPVYQPGATAYQQLMQPYVPVSCIINAVMASTNITSSATTTASSSLLSALGTPPTTTTTAITNPNDSDNDSDRNQDHDKNHDSTADGEADNADRNDAIDQVSNQDNSDQVNLNQNQQNSSPAKDCNTTRTISPNPQDTAATAATATETDTLDTESAAAAAAATSATHPPGDTPPPCQRSPQGDSLLPLPNGLGDNNNYLSYINNNLNNGQLKSANPEELNGGDLESSSNNAAAAAAASASASRNYAKQNGEGYSRYMVNGHSTGILPTPTTSAPAVSYQAQAQAQAQAQVQAQAQAQAQVQAQTQQRINYAMSAYGNLYSHYGAPTSAMVSLPSSTPSYAQAQMQQQQQQAQAQAQAQAQAHAVYAQQAYAAYAAAGLAPQATATGSYYADPAALAKEVAQKNYAMKLASAGTKPGVSSAAAAYTGLTLNKSYVAAAAGAQPVQPAQHQAVSMATLLQMQAQAQAQAAQVQAQAQAQAQAQAQAQAQAQMRQLGSLPSSGLATPVPGTPVRAPVGASQYQSATLLRAPSPMPYAQPQSYFYPGMMPTAAYAMPQTQAAAAQQYAAAAAAAAAAQAGTPGSAMVLNPYKKMKTS
- the mbl gene encoding muscleblind, isoform T, translated to MANVVNMNSLLNGKDSRWLQLEVCREFQRNKCSRQDTECKFAHPPANVEVQNGKVTACYDSIKGRCNRDKPPCKYFHPPQHLKDQLLINGRNHLALKNALMQQMGIAPGQPVISGQVPAVATNPYLTGIPANSYSPYYTTGHLVPALLGPDPVTSQLGPVVPQTVQVAQQKIPRSDRLEVCREFLRGACKRAESECRFAHPQESVARHDDGSITVCMDAVKGRCARDPCRYFHPPLHLQAQLKAAQTRATAVAAAAAMDVKTVGSFYYDNFQFSGMVPFKRPAAEKSGIPVYQPGATAYQQLMQPYVPVSCEYPQQQQQPPPQQQQQQQHQQQNVLLQQQLQLSSVITTTSTTATASNNMINNNINNKGIINAVMASTNITSSATTTASSSLLSALGTPPTTTTTAITNPNDSDNDSDRNQDHDKNHDSTADGEADNADRNDAIDQVSNQDNSDQVNLNQNQQNSSPAKDCNTTRTISPNPQDTAATAATATETDTLDTESAAAAAAATSATHPPGDTPPPCQRSPQGDSLLPLPNGLGDNNNYLSYINNNLNNGQLKSANPEELNGGDLESSSNNAAAAAAASASASRNYAKQNGEGYSRYMVNGHSTGILPTPTTSAPAVSYQAQAQAQAQAQVQAQAQAQAQVQAQTQQRINYAMSAYGNLYSHYGAPTSAMVSLPSSTPSYAQAQMQQQQQQAQAQAQAQAQAHAVYAQQAYAAYAAAGLAPQATATGSYYADPAALAKEVAQKNYAMKLASAGTKPGVSSAAAAYTGLTLNKSYVAAAAGAQPVQPAQHQAVSMATLLQMQAQAQAQAAQVQAQAQAQAQAQAQAQAQAQMRQLGSLPSSGLATPVPGTPVRAPVGASQYQSATLLRAPSPMPYAQPQSYFYPGMMPTAAYAMPQTQAAAAQQYAAAAAAAAAAQAGTPGSAMVLNPYKKMKTS
- the mbl gene encoding muscleblind, isoform R → MANVVNMNSLLNGKDSRWLQLEVCREFQRNKCSRQDTECKFAHPPANVEVQNGKVTACYDSIKGRCNRDKPPCKYFHPPQHLKDQLLINGRNHLALKNALMQQMGIAPGQPVISGQVPAVATNPYLTGIPANSYSPYYTTGHLVPALLGPDPVTSQLGPVVPQTVQVAQQKIPRSDRLEVCREFLRGACKRAESECRFAHPQESVARHDDGSITVCMDAVKGRCARDPCRYFHPPLHLQAQLKAAQTRATAVAAAAAVWLYTIYFSILFEPSLCMDVKTVGSFYYDNFQFSGMVPFKRPAAEKSGIPVYQPGATAYQQLMQPYVPVSCEYPQQQQQPPPQQQQQQQHQQQNVLLQQQLQLSSVITTTSTTATASNNMINNNINNKGIINAVMASTNITSSATTTASSSLLSALGTPPTTTTTAITNPNDSDNDSDRNQDHDKNHDSTADGEADNADRNDAIDQVSNQDNSDQVNLNQNQQNSSPAKDCNTTRTISPNPQDTAATAATATETDTLDTESAAAAAAATSATHPPGDTPPPCQRSPQGDSLLPLPNGLGDNNNYLSYINNNLNNGQLKSANPEELNGGDLESSSNNAAAAAAASASASRNYAKQNGEGYSRYMVNGHSTGILPTPTTSAPAVSYQAQAQAQAQAQVQAQAQAQAQVQAQTQQRINYAMSAYGNLYSHYGAPTSAMVSLPSSTPSYAQAQMQQQQQQAQAQAQAQAQAHAVYAQQAYAAYAAAGLAPQATATGSYYADPAALAKEVAQKNYAMKLASAGTKPGVSSAAAAYTGLTLNKSYVAAAAGAQPVQPAQHQAVSMATLLQMQAQAQAQAAQVQAQAQAQAQAQAQAQAQAQMRQLGSLPSSGLATPVPGTPVRAPVGASQYQSATLLRAPSPMPYAQPQSYFYPGMMPTAAYAMPQTQAAAAQQYAAAAAAAAAAQAGTPGSAMVLNPYKKMKTS
- the mbl gene encoding muscleblind, isoform J, encoding MANVVNMNSLLNGKDSRWLQLEVCREFQRNKCSRQDTECKFAHPPANVEVQNGKVTACYDSIKGRCNRDKPPCKYFHPPQHLKDQLLINGRNHLALKNALMQQMGIAPGQPVISGQVPAVATNPYLTGIPANSYSPYYTTGHLVPALLGPDPVTSQLGPVVPQTVQVAQQKIPRSDRLEQFSGMVPFKRPAAEKSGIPVYQPGATAYQQLMQPYVPVSCIINAVMASTNITSSATTTASSSLLSALGTPPTTTTTAITNPNDSDNDSDRNQDHDKNHDSTADGEADNADRNDAIDQVSNQDNSDQVNLNQNQQNSSPAKDCNTTRTISPNPQDTAATAATATETDTLDTESAAAAAAATSATHPPGDTPPPCQRSPQGDSLLPLPNGLGDNNNYLSYINNNLNNGQLKSANPEELNGGDLESSSNNAAAAAAASASASRNYAKQNGEGYSRYMVNGHSTGILPTPTTSAPAVSYQAQAQAQAQAQVQAQAQAQAQVQAQTQQRINYAMSAYGNLYSHYGAPTSAMVSLPSSTPSYAQAQMQQQQQQAQAQAQAQAQAHAVYAQQAYAAYAAAGLAPQATATGSYYADPAALAKEVAQKNYAMKLASAGTKPGVSSAAAAYTGLTLNKSYVAAAAGAQPVQPAQHQAVSMATLLQMQAQAQAQAAQVQAQAQAQAQAQAQAQAQAQMRQLGSLPSSGLATPVPGTPVRAPVGASQYQSATLLRAPSPMPYAQPQSYFYPGMMPTAAYAMPQTQAAAAQQYAAAAAAAAAAQAGTPGSAMVLNPYKKMKTS
- the mbl gene encoding muscleblind, isoform S; the encoded protein is MANVVNMNSLLNGKDSRWLQLEVCREFQRNKCSRQDTECKFAHPPANVEVQNGKVTACYDSIKGRCNRDKPPCKYFHPPQHLKDQLLINGRNHLALKNALMQQMGIAPGQPVISGQVPAVATNPYLTGIPANSYSPYYTTGHLVPALLGPDPVTSQLGPVVPQTVQVAQQKIPRSDRLEVCREFLRGACKRAESECRFAHPQESVARHDDGSITVCMDAVKGRCARDPCRYFHPPLHLQAQLKAAQTRATAVAAAAAQFSGMVPFKRPAAEKSGIPVYQPGATAYQQLMQPYVPVSCEYPQQQQQPPPQQQQQQQHQQQNVLLQQQLQLSSVITTTSTTATASNNMINNNINNKGIINAVMASTNITSSATTTASSSLLSALGTPPTTTTTAITNPNDSDNDSDRNQDHDKNHDSTADGEADNADRNDAIDQVSNQDNSDQVNLNQNQQNSSPAKDCNTTRTISPNPQDTAATAATATETDTLDTESAAAAAAATSATHPPGDTPPPCQRSPQGDSLLPLPNGLGDNNNYLSYINNNLNNGQLKSANPEELNGGDLESSSNNAAAAAAASASASRNYAKQNGEGYSRYMVNGHSTGILPTPTTSAPAVSYQAQAQAQAQAQVQAQAQAQAQVQAQTQQRINYAMSAYGNLYSHYGAPTSAMVSLPSSTPSYAQAQMQQQQQQAQAQAQAQAQAHAVYAQQAYAAYAAAGLAPQATATGSYYADPAALAKEVAQKNYAMKLASAGTKPGVSSAAAAYTGLTLNKSYVAAAAGAQPVQPAQHQAVSMATLLQMQAQAQAQAAQVQAQAQAQAQAQAQAQAQAQMRQLGSLPSSGLATPVPGTPVRAPVGASQYQSATLLRAPSPMPYAQPQSYFYPGMMPTAAYAMPQTQAAAAQQYAAAAAAAAAAQAGTPGSAMVLNPYKKMKTS